One Microbacter margulisiae genomic window carries:
- a CDS encoding DNA alkylation repair protein, which translates to MTFLSSVFPANIDHQLAHIKRSIYLHKNGVVSESIESKGIRYAKNYGVSMPDLKQMSQILPHEAALAQRLWEEKIRETMLLATILYPSEMMDLSKARLWMKDINNIELAEQAARNLFSKAPDAEAMIAVWIQSDDSWQQSTALITAAYCIEQLSSDALSRIDEQTLAVKKDTAYEIYWAVALYLKKRGGIDRKSAQRILRQIGKFKDSSHLSERYIFEEVSTILCYQFDL; encoded by the coding sequence ATGACATTTTTATCCAGCGTTTTTCCTGCAAATATCGACCATCAATTAGCTCACATTAAAAGAAGTATCTACCTTCATAAAAACGGAGTTGTTTCTGAAAGTATCGAAAGCAAAGGCATCCGTTATGCTAAAAACTACGGAGTTTCAATGCCTGATCTTAAGCAGATGAGTCAGATATTACCGCATGAGGCTGCACTGGCACAACGGTTATGGGAAGAAAAAATTCGCGAAACAATGCTACTGGCGACTATTCTTTACCCGTCGGAAATGATGGACCTGTCGAAAGCCAGGCTTTGGATGAAAGATATTAATAACATTGAGTTGGCGGAACAGGCAGCAAGGAATCTTTTTTCAAAGGCACCGGATGCAGAGGCTATGATTGCTGTATGGATTCAGTCTGATGATTCCTGGCAACAAAGTACTGCGCTTATCACTGCTGCCTATTGCATTGAACAACTCTCTTCTGATGCACTTTCCAGGATCGACGAACAGACTCTTGCAGTAAAAAAAGATACTGCTTACGAAATCTATTGGGCTGTGGCATTGTATTTGAAGAAAAGAGGAGGTATAGACAGGAAATCGGCACAGAGAATCCTTCGGCAAATCGGAAAATTCAAAGACTCCTCACATCTCTCCGAACGATATATCTTTGAAGAAGTCTCAACAATTTTATGTTATCAATTTGATTTGTAG
- a CDS encoding DUF5723 family protein, whose translation MKSLLFIIALLIILGVGSNAVSAQVNTLYFMENAPSRTLLNPSFIPTQSFYIELPVISGLSGMAGDNSFTLDDLLMPYNGKTITAFHPDANPDAFLNSLHSTTSATFQNRINLLGLGFRLNQNYFTFGLSEHANFNLNVPKDLFNLILKGTPDTINTNSFNLKSLGSDETAYLETAFGYARQVTDQLSVGGRVKLLFGQLHADASFSQFELNVNRQIIQMTGNGTARITAPFEIAQNSDGTPDFSNTNKHGWGKIVGFGMGFDLGMNYAVMDNFHISAALTDIGFIHWRRSSWEAQMINNVSFSGMNVTLNSNNTSFGQQLADSVKNAFIYTKDGTGYTTALEGRFRLGAEYGLFDNKMAFGMLWQNSFGGPLSYDELTLSANFRPVYWFNGALSYSFLNGDMGTIGLGLNLIAGPLNFILSSDYVPLYFSKDGYPIKSKYMNFQLGIALTFGHKTKAQLHKMSQKQQEEQQKEEEKDQPSINASPLLN comes from the coding sequence ATGAAATCACTTCTGTTCATAATAGCACTATTGATCATCCTTGGAGTAGGAAGTAACGCCGTGTCAGCGCAAGTAAATACATTGTATTTTATGGAAAACGCACCTTCGCGTACCCTGTTGAACCCGTCATTCATCCCTACTCAGAGTTTTTATATTGAGTTACCCGTTATATCAGGGCTTTCGGGTATGGCAGGGGACAATTCATTTACTTTAGATGATTTATTAATGCCATATAACGGGAAAACCATTACAGCTTTTCATCCGGATGCAAACCCTGATGCTTTTTTGAATTCACTCCATAGCACGACAAGTGCAACGTTTCAAAATCGCATTAATCTTTTGGGATTGGGATTTAGACTTAATCAGAATTATTTTACTTTTGGTTTGAGCGAACATGCTAATTTCAACCTCAATGTTCCGAAAGATTTGTTCAATCTTATTTTAAAAGGAACGCCAGACACCATAAACACCAATAGCTTCAATCTCAAATCACTTGGGAGCGATGAAACTGCCTATCTTGAAACTGCTTTCGGATATGCAAGGCAAGTGACCGACCAATTAAGCGTTGGAGGCAGGGTAAAGCTATTGTTTGGCCAGCTACATGCCGACGCATCATTCAGCCAGTTTGAACTAAATGTCAACAGGCAAATTATCCAGATGACCGGAAATGGGACAGCCCGCATCACAGCGCCTTTTGAAATAGCTCAGAACAGTGATGGAACACCTGATTTCAGTAACACAAATAAACACGGATGGGGGAAAATTGTTGGTTTTGGGATGGGCTTTGATCTTGGAATGAATTATGCTGTGATGGATAATTTCCATATTTCTGCGGCATTGACAGATATCGGATTTATTCATTGGAGAAGGAGTAGCTGGGAAGCGCAAATGATTAATAATGTCTCATTTTCGGGAATGAATGTTACCCTTAATAGCAATAATACTTCATTTGGGCAACAACTGGCAGACTCAGTGAAAAATGCGTTTATCTACACCAAAGATGGTACCGGTTACACTACTGCTCTCGAAGGGCGTTTCCGTCTTGGGGCAGAATATGGCCTCTTTGACAATAAGATGGCATTTGGCATGTTGTGGCAAAACTCTTTCGGAGGTCCGTTGTCATACGACGAACTAACGCTTTCTGCTAATTTCCGCCCGGTCTATTGGTTTAACGGAGCATTGAGTTATTCATTTCTGAATGGCGATATGGGAACCATTGGTTTAGGTCTAAATCTGATAGCCGGTCCACTAAATTTTATTTTAAGCAGTGATTATGTCCCGCTCTATTTTTCGAAAGATGGTTATCCAATCAAGTCGAAATATATGAACTTCCAGCTCGGCATAGCACTTACTTTTGGTCATAAAACCAAAGCCCAATTACATAAAATGAGCCAAAAACAACAGGAAGAGCAACAGAAGGAAGAGGAAAAAGATCAACCGTCAATCAATGCAAGTCCACTTTTAAATTAA
- a CDS encoding inorganic phosphate transporter gives MSFTLLILIVVFSIIFDMINGFHDAANSIATVISTKVLSPFQAVAWAAFFNFLAFWVFNLKVADTVSKTVNNASIDLVVIFAGVIAGIIWNLLTWRLGIPSSSSHTLMGGFAGAGIAHAMSFSVVNQKVIWETSLFIVLAPFIGMVIGLAVAALITNLVKKTNPQKTEKVFRRLQLVTSASLSLGHGGSDSQKVIGIIIATLTVYNNYCHTHGIPIPTWIQHTDLHHVPQWVPITCYSAIGIGTLMGGMRIIKTMGTRITKVTPFEGIAAETAGSITLFGVAEGLGIPVSTTHTIAGSIMGVGMLKRISAVRWGLTRQLITAWIVTIPASGVIAAIVYWIFKFVGLH, from the coding sequence ATGAGTTTTACATTATTGATCCTGATTGTTGTCTTCAGTATAATTTTTGACATGATAAATGGATTTCACGATGCTGCAAATTCAATTGCAACAGTGATCTCCACCAAAGTATTAAGTCCTTTTCAGGCAGTTGCCTGGGCAGCGTTTTTTAATTTTCTGGCATTCTGGGTTTTTAATCTCAAAGTAGCAGATACAGTTTCCAAGACCGTCAATAATGCCAGCATTGACTTGGTTGTAATCTTTGCCGGTGTAATAGCTGGAATTATTTGGAATTTGCTTACTTGGCGACTAGGAATTCCATCCAGTTCATCTCATACCCTGATGGGAGGTTTTGCCGGCGCAGGAATTGCTCATGCAATGAGTTTTTCAGTTGTAAATCAAAAAGTTATTTGGGAGACTTCGCTTTTTATTGTGTTAGCTCCGTTTATCGGAATGGTCATAGGCTTGGCAGTTGCTGCTTTAATTACCAATCTCGTAAAAAAAACAAACCCTCAAAAGACGGAAAAAGTATTTCGACGGCTTCAGTTAGTCACATCTGCATCATTAAGTCTTGGACACGGAGGTTCTGATTCTCAAAAAGTTATAGGTATTATCATTGCTACGCTTACTGTTTATAATAATTACTGTCATACTCATGGCATACCTATTCCAACTTGGATTCAACACACTGATTTGCACCATGTTCCACAATGGGTTCCTATCACATGTTATTCGGCTATAGGCATAGGAACATTAATGGGAGGAATGCGAATTATTAAAACTATGGGCACAAGAATCACTAAAGTAACTCCTTTTGAAGGTATTGCAGCCGAAACAGCAGGCTCGATAACTCTTTTTGGCGTCGCCGAAGGCTTAGGAATTCCCGTCAGTACAACACATACTATTGCTGGATCCATTATGGGGGTAGGTATGCTAAAACGCATTTCTGCAGTACGGTGGGGACTTACGCGTCAGCTCATTACAGCATGGATCGTCACCATTCCAGCAAGTGGTGTAATTGCAGCTATCGTATACTGGATATTCAAGTTTGTAGGGTTGCATTGA
- a CDS encoding DUF47 domain-containing protein gives MNSNFFARLFIPREKKFYDLFEQDTINVCAIADSLMLLVNEADEEKRKEIKNKMHDVEHANDQLTHIVMEELSRNFITPFDREDIHSLISSLDDVTDFIYVSAKSMLLYKIDPTQDIAIQSLADLIRQATKELDLAIKGLRDFKGVKQSLQAVVQVNSIENQADDILYTGIEHLFEHEQNAIEIIKKRDLYYQLETVTDKCEDVCDIIENILIKYS, from the coding sequence ATGAATTCAAACTTTTTCGCACGACTCTTTATCCCAAGAGAAAAGAAGTTTTATGATCTTTTCGAACAGGATACCATTAACGTTTGTGCCATTGCCGATAGTCTGATGCTTTTGGTAAACGAAGCTGATGAAGAAAAAAGAAAAGAAATTAAAAATAAAATGCATGATGTTGAACATGCAAATGACCAGCTAACCCACATTGTGATGGAGGAATTAAGCCGTAATTTCATCACGCCATTCGATCGCGAAGACATTCATAGTTTGATCTCATCATTGGATGATGTTACAGATTTTATATATGTTTCCGCTAAAAGCATGTTACTATATAAAATCGATCCAACACAGGATATTGCCATTCAGTCATTAGCCGATCTGATCCGACAAGCTACAAAAGAATTAGATCTGGCTATTAAAGGACTTCGTGACTTTAAAGGAGTAAAACAAAGTTTACAAGCAGTTGTACAAGTAAATAGCATTGAAAATCAAGCAGATGACATACTATACACTGGCATTGAACATCTCTTTGAGCACGAACAAAATGCTATTGAAATTATAAAAAAAAGAGACTTGTATTATCAATTGGAGACTGTAACCGACAAATGTGAAGATGTCTGTGACATCATAGAAAACATTCTTATCAAATACTCCTAG
- a CDS encoding outer membrane beta-barrel family protein, whose translation MKKASFLIAIMLMVVSFVSAQTGGIKGIIIDGSTNQPMEYVNVVLKKGNPLTLFKGTISDSKGGYVLGKIPDGNYQLELSFIGYTTYQKAITIQNKIVNIGSITLQVNSKTLHEVQVEAQAPQMQLDIDKKVFTVNQSIASAGASAAEMLQNIPSVSVDVNGNVSLRNNSNVEIWINGKPAGITSDNEGDILQEMPAGSIEKVEVITNPSAKYSAEGSAGILNLILKDSAKPGYYGSISGGFSVPDRGKVGYNGGFNFNYTSPKVDAYASIGRRDMKFSGGGWSNRYVLNPANGDTLSSLKQTSTADRHFSGTFMRAGLNYHLNKMNSIGFSGFMMFGNGVMSNINDNQTFSATNDLMGQYFRNTATGGNRKMYHIDLDYEHKFDNNGSNLTSSLSFSSHPSSMENNYSQWITPNAITSTQQETTKGKSPQAEFKLDYTKLFTQNSKLQAGFDGNYQEQYSDVKGVTNGVPDPSITNLFDYFERDYAAYTTYGNKWGKFSTQIGLRGEYSYINFSTGQQDYTIHYLQPFPSVFLDYAIDPNNEFQLNYTRRLNRPRGRSINPFVNISDSTNWSFGNPNLAPEYINSFEINYLKSWTSHTLSASLFYHYTTNGIQSVQWLQNGIMMNTYMNGSKTLAGGLETILRDNFFRFFNLTTTVDLYYNKLFASQFDQDNQIINIPEQSSFTWNLKSIANVMLPANLSAQITGSYTAPYYISQGKNLGSYEIDLGIRQMLFRKKLILNLNIRDLFNSDRSKIETWGSNYKQESLNYFNGRMVMFNITYNFGNSHPSRNGKKPETNNTNNTNNMDNMMDGM comes from the coding sequence ATGAAAAAAGCAAGTTTCTTAATTGCCATTATGTTGATGGTAGTTAGTTTTGTATCAGCACAGACAGGTGGAATAAAAGGGATTATCATTGATGGAAGCACAAATCAGCCTATGGAATATGTAAATGTAGTTCTAAAAAAAGGGAATCCGTTAACGCTATTCAAAGGCACTATTAGCGACTCCAAAGGAGGCTATGTTTTGGGCAAAATACCAGATGGAAACTATCAACTTGAACTTTCATTTATCGGCTATACTACGTATCAAAAAGCAATTACCATTCAAAACAAAATAGTTAATATAGGTAGCATCACTCTTCAGGTTAACTCAAAAACACTTCATGAAGTACAAGTGGAGGCACAAGCTCCACAAATGCAGCTGGATATTGATAAAAAAGTTTTTACTGTGAATCAGAGCATTGCTTCTGCAGGAGCTTCAGCAGCGGAAATGTTACAAAACATTCCTTCAGTCAGCGTTGATGTCAACGGGAATGTTTCCCTCCGTAACAATTCAAACGTGGAAATATGGATTAACGGCAAACCAGCTGGCATTACATCTGATAACGAAGGTGATATTTTGCAGGAAATGCCAGCAGGTAGCATAGAAAAAGTAGAAGTAATTACAAATCCATCTGCAAAATATAGCGCAGAAGGATCTGCCGGAATACTCAATCTAATTCTAAAAGACAGTGCTAAACCAGGTTACTACGGAAGCATTTCAGGAGGATTCTCTGTGCCCGATCGTGGTAAAGTGGGATATAATGGTGGCTTTAATTTCAATTACACTTCACCGAAAGTAGATGCATACGCCAGTATTGGTCGTCGGGATATGAAATTTTCAGGTGGAGGTTGGAGCAATCGTTACGTCTTAAATCCTGCAAATGGAGATACTTTATCTTCCTTGAAACAAACTTCAACTGCTGATCGCCACTTCTCAGGGACTTTCATGCGTGCAGGTCTTAATTATCACCTGAACAAAATGAACTCTATTGGCTTTTCCGGATTTATGATGTTTGGTAACGGCGTAATGTCGAACATAAACGATAATCAAACCTTTAGTGCAACGAATGATTTAATGGGTCAATACTTTCGAAATACTGCTACAGGAGGTAACCGAAAAATGTACCACATTGATTTGGATTACGAACACAAATTTGACAACAATGGTTCAAATTTAACCAGTTCGTTAAGTTTCTCGAGCCATCCATCAAGCATGGAAAATAACTACTCACAATGGATAACTCCCAACGCGATCACCTCAACGCAGCAAGAAACTACAAAAGGGAAAAGCCCTCAAGCTGAATTCAAATTAGACTATACCAAATTATTTACCCAAAATAGTAAACTACAGGCTGGGTTTGACGGAAACTATCAAGAGCAGTATTCTGATGTAAAAGGAGTTACAAATGGGGTTCCTGATCCTTCTATCACAAACTTATTTGACTATTTTGAACGTGATTATGCGGCTTATACAACATATGGAAACAAATGGGGAAAATTCAGTACACAGATAGGATTACGGGGAGAATACTCTTATATTAATTTTTCGACTGGTCAACAGGATTATACCATCCATTATCTACAACCATTCCCAAGCGTATTTCTTGATTATGCAATCGACCCAAATAATGAATTCCAATTGAATTACACTCGAAGATTAAACCGCCCACGAGGTAGATCAATTAACCCTTTCGTTAATATATCGGACTCAACAAACTGGTCTTTTGGTAATCCAAATCTTGCACCGGAATACATCAACTCATTTGAAATCAACTATTTGAAATCATGGACATCACATACTCTTTCGGCTTCGTTGTTTTACCATTACACAACTAATGGCATACAATCGGTACAGTGGCTACAAAATGGGATTATGATGAATACATACATGAACGGATCCAAAACATTAGCAGGTGGATTAGAAACAATTCTACGGGATAATTTCTTCAGGTTCTTTAATCTGACAACAACGGTCGACTTGTATTATAATAAATTATTTGCGTCTCAATTTGATCAGGATAATCAAATCATTAACATACCTGAACAGAGTAGTTTTACCTGGAATCTGAAATCCATTGCGAATGTCATGTTGCCAGCCAATTTGTCTGCTCAAATTACCGGTTCTTACACAGCGCCTTATTATATTTCACAAGGAAAAAATCTCGGCAGTTATGAAATCGATCTCGGCATCCGCCAAATGCTGTTTCGTAAAAAGCTCATTCTAAATTTAAATATTCGTGACCTCTTTAATTCAGACAGGAGCAAAATAGAGACATGGGGATCAAATTACAAACAGGAATCACTTAACTACTTCAATGGAAGAATGGTAATGTTCAATATTACATACAATTTTGGGAACTCACACCCCAGTCGTAATGGTAAAAAGCCAGAAACAAACAATACCAACAACACCAATAATATGGATAATATGATGGATGGAATGTAA
- the pyk gene encoding pyruvate kinase, with translation MFKKTKIVATISDQRCDEDFIRALFREGMNVVRINTAHSSPEGLNKIVTNVRKVSKYIPILIDTKGPEIRTTRCENGNIMLKTGQVIQIVGKPDQITTDSCIAVSYPNFVQEMQIGGGILIDDGEIELKVINKENDALICEAMNDGILGSRKSINVPGVKIKLPSLTERDRVNILYAIEHDLDFIAHSFVRNKQDIIDIQNILDEHDSQIKIIAKIENQDGVDNADEILEHAYGIMVARGDLGIEVPLEKIPSIQRALIRKCVVAKKPVIVATQMLNSMIENPRPTRAEVTDVANAIFSRADAIMLSGETANGKYPIEAVRTMAKIAEEAEKNKLPENDIPISYSKDETDVTAFLAHHAAESASDLGVKAIITDTYTGRTARFLAAYRSQSPVLSICYDKHPMRQLALSYGVIPIYQAYKEDRREYFFAALRLLLRSKWLKREDLVSYLSGSFGIGGGTTFLEINHVGNILAFDQTYILPNLR, from the coding sequence ATGTTCAAAAAGACAAAAATTGTAGCCACTATTTCAGATCAGCGTTGTGATGAAGATTTTATTCGTGCATTATTCCGTGAAGGTATGAATGTTGTCCGGATTAATACTGCACATTCATCGCCAGAAGGATTAAACAAAATCGTTACAAACGTTCGAAAAGTATCAAAATATATTCCTATTCTTATTGACACGAAAGGGCCAGAGATCCGCACAACCCGTTGTGAAAATGGCAATATTATGCTGAAAACCGGACAAGTAATCCAGATCGTAGGGAAACCGGATCAAATCACGACTGATTCATGTATCGCAGTTTCATATCCCAATTTTGTGCAGGAAATGCAAATTGGAGGAGGTATTTTAATTGACGATGGAGAAATTGAACTGAAAGTAATTAACAAAGAAAATGATGCGCTGATTTGCGAAGCTATGAACGATGGTATCTTAGGTAGCCGGAAAAGCATCAACGTCCCCGGAGTTAAAATCAAACTTCCATCCCTTACAGAACGCGACAGGGTTAATATATTGTATGCTATCGAGCATGATCTTGATTTTATAGCTCATTCTTTTGTTCGTAATAAACAGGATATCATTGATATTCAAAATATTTTGGATGAACATGACAGCCAGATCAAAATAATTGCCAAAATTGAAAATCAAGACGGAGTCGACAATGCAGATGAAATATTGGAACATGCTTATGGAATTATGGTAGCACGCGGTGATTTAGGTATCGAGGTTCCTTTAGAAAAAATTCCATCGATCCAACGTGCATTAATTCGGAAATGTGTTGTAGCAAAAAAACCGGTCATAGTTGCGACTCAAATGCTGAACTCTATGATCGAAAATCCACGCCCCACACGTGCTGAAGTGACAGATGTTGCAAACGCTATTTTTTCACGCGCCGATGCAATCATGTTAAGTGGCGAAACTGCTAATGGAAAATATCCGATAGAGGCTGTCCGAACAATGGCAAAAATTGCTGAAGAAGCCGAAAAAAACAAGTTACCTGAAAACGATATCCCCATTTCTTATTCAAAAGACGAAACTGATGTCACTGCGTTTTTAGCTCATCATGCTGCTGAGTCTGCTTCTGACTTAGGAGTAAAAGCCATTATAACAGATACATACACAGGAAGAACCGCTCGATTTCTAGCTGCTTATAGAAGTCAAAGCCCTGTTTTATCTATTTGTTACGATAAACACCCGATGCGCCAATTAGCTCTCTCTTATGGAGTAATTCCTATTTATCAGGCATATAAAGAAGACCGCAGGGAATATTTCTTTGCAGCACTACGCCTTTTGTTGCGTAGCAAATGGCTAAAAAGAGAAGATCTGGTATCATATCTGAGCGGCAGCTTCGGAATCGGAGGAGGAACTACCTTTCTGGAAATTAATCATGTAGGAAATATCCTTGCTTTTGATCAAACCTACATTCTTCCTAATCTGAGATAA
- the aroQ gene encoding type II 3-dehydroquinate dehydratase: protein MNFLILNGPNLNLLGAREPGVYGHRTFDDFYAELRNHFSNHSFLYFQSNHEGTLIDKLHEYGFQIDGIILNAGAFTHTSIALADAIHAISTPVIEVHISNVFKRESFRHHSYLSEACLGSISGFGLDSYRLAVEALIQHKQND, encoded by the coding sequence ATGAACTTTCTCATTTTAAATGGCCCAAATCTAAATCTATTAGGGGCACGGGAACCAGGAGTGTATGGACACCGTACATTTGATGACTTTTACGCAGAATTGAGAAATCACTTCTCCAACCATTCTTTCCTGTATTTTCAATCCAATCACGAAGGTACATTAATTGACAAACTGCACGAATATGGATTTCAGATAGATGGAATCATTCTTAACGCAGGAGCATTTACACACACATCAATTGCGTTGGCTGATGCCATTCATGCAATTTCTACTCCTGTCATTGAAGTGCACATTTCAAATGTATTTAAACGGGAATCCTTCCGTCATCATTCTTATCTGTCGGAAGCTTGCCTTGGAAGCATTTCCGGATTTGGTCTCGATTCATATCGCTTAGCTGTCGAAGCGCTCATTCAGCACAAACAGAATGATTGA
- a CDS encoding elongation factor G, translating into MKVYQSNEIKNISLLGSSGCGKTTLVEAMLYEGGIIKRRGTIENKNTVSDYFPVEHEYGYSVFSTVTHVEWNNKKLNLIDCPGSDDFIGGVITSLNVTDTALILLNTHYGVEVETHNHFRYTENFSKPVIFVANHLDHEKSEYDQLVEQLKESFGHKVIQIQFPVNEGTSFNAIIDVLRMKMYRWKPEGGAPEELEIPDEFKNKAEELHNTLVEAAAENDESLMEKYFEQGSLNEDEMRLGIHKGLVNRDIFPLFCVSAFRDMGVRRLMEFLNNVVPFVDEMSTPVTTDGKEVKPNITGPTSLFVFKTTVEPHIGEVSYFKVMSGKVHEGDDLLNASRGTKERINQLFSVAGQVREKVDELVAGDIGATVKLKETHTGNTLNAKGCDYIFPTIQYPDPKYRRAIKAKNEAEEEKLSEILTRMHDEDPTWTIEMSKELKQTIVFGQGEFHLRTLKWRVENNEKVMIDFLEPKIPYRETITKAMRADYRHKKQSGGAGQFGEVHLIIEPYIEGMVPQEIYKFNGQEFKISVRDRQEIPLEWGGKLIFINSIVGGAIDARFLPAILKGVMDKMEQGPLTGSYARDVQVIVYDGKMHPVDSNEISFRLAGRNAFSMAFKQANPKLLEPIYDVVVLVPSDRMGDVMSDLQGRRAVIMGMHSEKGFEKLSVKIPLKELSSYSTALSSLSGGRASFTMKFASYELVPMDVQEKLLKEYEATQQDKE; encoded by the coding sequence ATGAAAGTCTACCAATCAAACGAGATTAAGAACATCTCACTGTTAGGCAGTTCTGGCTGCGGGAAAACCACTCTCGTAGAAGCCATGCTTTATGAGGGTGGTATTATTAAACGGCGTGGCACTATTGAGAATAAAAATACTGTTTCAGACTATTTCCCGGTGGAACATGAATATGGATATTCTGTATTTTCAACCGTAACGCATGTAGAGTGGAACAATAAGAAGTTAAACCTAATAGATTGTCCGGGATCTGATGATTTTATTGGGGGCGTTATTACTTCATTAAATGTAACCGATACAGCATTGATTTTATTGAATACACATTATGGGGTTGAAGTAGAGACACACAATCACTTTAGGTATACGGAAAATTTTTCTAAACCCGTTATTTTTGTGGCCAATCACTTGGATCATGAAAAGTCGGAATATGACCAGTTGGTAGAACAATTAAAGGAAAGCTTTGGGCATAAAGTTATTCAGATTCAGTTTCCAGTCAATGAAGGAACATCTTTTAATGCTATCATTGATGTATTGCGAATGAAGATGTATCGTTGGAAACCTGAAGGCGGAGCTCCCGAGGAATTGGAAATCCCCGATGAGTTTAAAAATAAAGCAGAGGAATTGCACAACACATTAGTTGAAGCGGCAGCCGAAAATGATGAATCTTTGATGGAAAAATATTTTGAACAAGGTTCTTTAAATGAAGATGAAATGCGTTTAGGAATTCATAAAGGGCTGGTTAATCGCGATATATTCCCATTGTTCTGTGTCAGTGCATTCCGTGATATGGGAGTTCGGCGTTTGATGGAATTTCTGAACAATGTAGTTCCTTTTGTCGATGAAATGTCTACTCCGGTAACCACAGATGGCAAGGAGGTAAAGCCCAATATCACCGGTCCTACCAGCTTGTTTGTATTCAAAACCACTGTAGAGCCTCATATTGGAGAAGTGTCTTATTTTAAAGTGATGTCTGGCAAAGTGCATGAAGGTGATGATTTATTGAATGCTTCCAGGGGAACGAAAGAGCGGATTAATCAGCTTTTTTCTGTAGCAGGCCAAGTGAGAGAAAAGGTAGATGAATTGGTAGCAGGCGATATTGGTGCCACCGTAAAATTAAAAGAAACACATACCGGAAACACATTGAATGCAAAAGGATGTGACTATATTTTCCCAACTATTCAATATCCTGATCCAAAATACAGACGTGCCATTAAAGCTAAAAATGAGGCTGAAGAAGAAAAGCTGAGTGAAATTTTGACACGGATGCATGATGAAGATCCTACTTGGACCATTGAAATGTCGAAAGAATTAAAACAAACAATTGTCTTTGGTCAGGGCGAATTTCACTTGCGTACTCTAAAATGGCGTGTAGAGAATAATGAAAAAGTAATGATTGATTTTTTGGAACCGAAGATTCCTTATCGGGAAACCATTACGAAGGCTATGCGTGCAGATTATCGTCATAAAAAACAATCAGGAGGTGCTGGTCAATTTGGGGAAGTTCACCTTATTATTGAACCATACATTGAAGGCATGGTACCCCAGGAAATCTATAAGTTTAATGGTCAGGAATTCAAAATTTCAGTGAGAGATCGTCAGGAAATTCCTTTGGAATGGGGAGGAAAACTGATTTTTATCAATAGTATTGTCGGAGGTGCAATTGATGCCCGTTTTTTACCGGCCATTTTAAAAGGGGTGATGGATAAAATGGAACAAGGTCCCTTGACTGGATCGTATGCCCGTGATGTACAAGTTATTGTTTATGATGGGAAGATGCATCCGGTTGATTCAAATGAGATTTCATTCCGTCTGGCTGGTCGGAATGCTTTTAGTATGGCATTTAAACAAGCTAACCCGAAACTGTTGGAGCCTATTTATGATGTAGTTGTCTTGGTACCTTCCGATCGTATGGGAGATGTAATGAGTGATTTACAGGGACGTCGTGCAGTCATTATGGGCATGCATAGTGAAAAGGGATTTGAAAAGTTGTCTGTTAAAATACCTCTTAAGGAATTATCCAGTTATTCTACTGCGTTAAGTTCGTTGAGTGGTGGTCGTGCTTCTTTTACCATGAAATTTGCAAGTTATGAACTTGTTCCAATGGATGTACAGGAAAAATTACTCAAAGAATACGAAGCAACTCAGCAAGACAAAGAATAA